A window of Acidimicrobiales bacterium genomic DNA:
GTCAGCGCTCGCGGACTACGAGCTCGTCGAGGCGGTCGGCCCCGGCTGTTTCCGGGCGACCGCACCTAAGCGGCTGGGGCTCCCCCTCGAAACCACCGTCCTCGTGTGGGAGCTGCTCGTCGACGCCGCAGGTTGGCCGGAACTGAGCGCCGACCTGTCCCTGTTCGCCGCGGTCGGCTCTCCCGACCTGCTGCGCCTCTTCGAGACCGGGCCGGATCTCGATCGGGCCGGCACCGGCGGCTACCTGGTCTCGGAGGACCCTGACGGCGGCAGCCTCGAGTCCCCCACCCGATCGTTGCGGATGGGCAAGAAGGTCCTAGCCGTAGCCGGCGCAGCCCGCGGTGCCCACGCTCTCCATGAGACGGGACTCGCCCACGGCTCCATCCAGCCCGCCTCAATCTTCATCGCCGACGGCGGCGGTTTGCTGGGCCCTCCGAGGCCCGCGGGTCCGTCCGGGGCGATCGCTCGCCCGGACGGCTGGCAGAGCGTCGATGTCCTCGATCCGGAGTTGCTGCGCGGCGGTGAGCCGAACCGAGGCTCGGATGTGTGGGCCCTTGCGGCAACCCTTCATCGGGCCTGCTCCCGCGCCTCTCTGTACCCGGGCCTCGACAACGAGTCACCGGTAACCGCGGTGCAGAAAGTGCTCTTCGGCACGCCGGTAGTTCACGAATCGATTCCGAGCGATGTCGCAGAGATCCTCGATGCCTGCTTCGACCGCGATCCCTCTAATCGCCCGGCAACGGCCCTCGAACTGGCCGAACGGCTCGAGTCGGCCGAGGTGCGATCGTGATCGAAAGGGTGGAGGTTGTCACCGGTCCGGGGACGGTGATCCGTTACGGGGCGGTCGTGGGCTGGGCGGCGCCATCTGCGTCACCCGCGCTGATCAGTTTCCTCGCTCAATCTGCACGGAACCTTTCGGGCTCTGCACGCGGAGGACGGCAGATGGCCGACCACATCGCCGGAGTCTTGCGAGAGCGCGATCCGGAACCGCACGTTGCGTTCGCGGTGGTGGGGCCGGATTCGCTGGGGTGGGCGTCGTTGTTGCACGGCCCGGTGCAGGCGTGGGACGGGCAACGTTGGCTCGCGCCGAGCCCTTCGCCCGGCTGGCTTCAAGCGATCATCACGCCGCAGCCGTCGGTGATGGTGAACGCTGCGGGGAGCCCCCTCCCCGTGGTGACGCCGGACAGCATGTGGGACCTGGAGGCAGGGGTGGTACCGGGATCTGGGTTGGTGCTGTTCCCGTCCCCCATGCGGAAGCCGGACAGCGGTCTGGGGACCGTCTCCGTACCGTCGGCGTCGGTGGAGCCCGGGAGCTTCGACGGCGAGGAAACCGCCACTCTCGAATCGTCGCCGCCGACCGAAGTGCTCGAAGCACCCGAAGCCGAGATGTCCTCCGAGGCTGCGCTCGACCCGACCCTTTCTTCAAATGCCGCGCTAGGGGAAGCCCCCGAGACTCTGGTGCTCGAGACGCCTGCAGAGATCCCGCCGGAACCGGCAGAACCGCCACGAACCCCCGGGCCTCCCGGCTCGATCGATCTTCGCCGCCCTTCCGCGACGGACCCGCGCCCTCCGCTTCCGGGGGTCGGCGGGCCCGACCGTTCCGTACCGGGAGCGCCGGTCGTCGGCGGCCTCCTCTGCGAACATCAGCACCTCAACCGGCCGGGTATGAGGACGTGCGCCCGGTGCGGAGCCCCGGTCAGAAACGATGCCACCTACACGGTCAGCGGCACCCGTCCGCCCCTCGGGTGCCTGGTCGGCGACGACGGCATCATCTGGCGGCTCGACAGCAGTTACCTCGCCGGCTCCAACCCGGGCGGCGATCCCACCGTCAGGGGCGGACTGGCCAGACCGCTCGCTCTCGAAGGAACGGAGATGGCGGCCGCCCACGCGGAGATCCGTCTGGCCGGCTGGGACGTGGAGGTCCTCGACCGTTCCTCCCCCGCCGGAACTTTTATCTTCGAGCCCGGGTCGAGGGACTGGATGCGACTCAGGCCGTACGAGCCGCGGGCGCTTCGCCCAGGAACGCACGTGGCCTTCGCTCAGCGCGTCCTCACGTTCATCACGCCGTGGATTGTCCCGTCGGACACCACCGCGGCTACGGGGTCTTAGGTTTCCTTAGACGCGCGAGCGGAACTGTGGGCAGTAGGCGTCTACCGCCGAAGTCACGACAACACCGAAATCCTGCGACGGCAAAGGATTTCTTCCTTCAAGCAGGCTCATCCGATCGGCGAGCTGCTCGTACGAGGCGCCCGCCCTGAAACCGTCGCATGCAGCGTGTCCTAAGCGGATCAGCTGCATGTTGCTCCGGAACGACGCGATGCCCGGGGCGCCGAGGTGAACCGCGGCGACGAAGGCCTGGTCCGCGGTGCTGTTCCCGCCGCCTCGCGAGCCGCACGCGCCGAGAAGCCCGGCCGCCGCTAGGACGGCAGCGACGATCCCAGCAGGCCACGCTGTGACCGCCGAGCATTCCGCAACCACTCCGCCGGAGCGAACCGCTCTCACCGATCCGAGTGTACGAAGCTCGCGCCGTCACCCGAGTGATGTCCCGGCTTGCCGGTTCCCCGCCCTGATCGACCAAGCTGGCGACGATGACCGCCGGATCCACCATGTACGAGCGCGTCGGAGGGGAGGCCTTTTTCGAAGACCTGACCGTCCGCTTCTACAGCGCAGTCAAGGACGATGCGGTCCTGCGTCGCGTATATCCCAAGGACGATGAGAGCTTCGAGCAGGCTCGACGCCACCTGCGCGACTTCCTCGTGCAGTACTGGGGCGGACCCGACACCTACAACCAGACCAGGGGAGCTCCCCGCCTCAGGCAACGGCATTTTCCGTTCGCCATTGGCCCGGCCGAACGAGACGCATGGCTCGCCCACATGACCGAAGCAGTGCGCGCCTCGAATCTGCGCCCTCTCGACGAGGCCCAGATGATCGGTTACTTCAATTCGGCCGCCGCCGCTCTGACCAACCAGCCATGATCGTTCCGGAAGGGGCACGGGACTCAGCGACGCCTCTGGCGGTTGACACCTGCGGATCCGGGCCGGCAGTCGTGCTCCTTCACGGCCAGCCTGGTTCGGGGGGCGACTGGAGCCGGGTGGTTCCGTTGTTGAGCGGCGACCACCGGGTTATCGTCCCGGACCGCCCCGGTTACGGGCGAACCGCCGGCGCCGCGACCGGATTCGCCGGCAACGCCGCCGCTATCGCTCAATTGCTCGACCAGCTTGGCGAAGCCGATGCGGTGCTCGTCGGGCACAGCTGGGCGGGAGGCGTCGCCCTCGCCGCGGCGGTCCAAAGCCCAAGTCTGGTGCGGGGTTTGGTGCTCGTCGCGTCCGTCCGGCCGGGTGAACAGCTCGGCTGGGTGGACCGCATGCTGGCTGCGCGAGGCATCGGGGACGCCCTCTCAGCGACAACGATAGGCGCGACCGGTC
This region includes:
- a CDS encoding DUF732 domain-containing protein, producing MRAVRSGGVVAECSAVTAWPAGIVAAVLAAAGLLGACGSRGGGNSTADQAFVAAVHLGAPGIASFRSNMQLIRLGHAACDGFRAGASYEQLADRMSLLEGRNPLPSQDFGVVVTSAVDAYCPQFRSRV
- a CDS encoding globin; this encodes MTAGSTMYERVGGEAFFEDLTVRFYSAVKDDAVLRRVYPKDDESFEQARRHLRDFLVQYWGGPDTYNQTRGAPRLRQRHFPFAIGPAERDAWLAHMTEAVRASNLRPLDEAQMIGYFNSAAAALTNQP
- a CDS encoding alpha/beta hydrolase encodes the protein MIVPEGARDSATPLAVDTCGSGPAVVLLHGQPGSGGDWSRVVPLLSGDHRVIVPDRPGYGRTAGAATGFAGNAAAIAQLLDQLGEADAVLVGHSWAGGVALAAAVQSPSLVRGLVLVASVRPGEQLGWVDRMLAARGIGDALSATTIGATGLVLRTRKVRELVERRLNGRARDVVRALEAVTGARTKAPVWRSFVSEQRRLFDELGELAPALNTISVPTVVLSGGSDRIVPAPVGERLAAEIPGAVHKVIPGARHLLPIDQPEVIAGAVRDVEGWA